A region from the Streptomyces lydicus genome encodes:
- a CDS encoding HAD family hydrolase, with the protein MSPSAPLPYKLIATDLDGTLLRHDETVSERTRQVLAAATAAGAAHIVVTGRAVPWTRHILDALDYKGLAVCGQGGQVYHAGEHRLLTSVTLDRQLAGLALAKIEAEVGPLYLAASRDGLEGEVLVGPGYRVHEGPLPHVMLNDPGELWVAPLNKVYIQHPDLDDDALALAARQVAGDLVGVTVAGEGIVELLPLGLTKATGLSLAARRLGVTAKETVAFGDMPNDIPMFAWSAHGVAMANAHDELKAVAHELTVSNEEDGVAVVLERLYLS; encoded by the coding sequence GTGAGCCCGTCCGCCCCGCTGCCGTACAAACTCATCGCGACGGATCTCGACGGGACGCTGCTGCGTCACGACGAGACCGTCTCCGAGCGCACCCGCCAGGTGCTCGCCGCGGCCACCGCGGCGGGCGCGGCGCATATCGTCGTCACCGGCCGTGCCGTGCCCTGGACCCGGCACATCCTCGACGCCCTGGACTACAAGGGCCTCGCGGTGTGCGGACAGGGCGGGCAGGTCTACCACGCCGGTGAGCACCGCCTGCTGACCTCGGTGACGCTGGACCGCCAGCTGGCCGGTCTCGCGCTGGCCAAGATCGAGGCGGAGGTCGGCCCGCTGTACCTGGCGGCGAGCCGGGACGGTCTGGAGGGCGAGGTGCTGGTCGGCCCCGGCTACCGCGTCCACGAGGGCCCGCTGCCGCACGTCATGCTGAACGACCCCGGCGAGCTGTGGGTGGCACCGCTCAACAAGGTCTACATCCAGCATCCCGACCTGGACGACGATGCGCTGGCGCTGGCCGCACGGCAGGTCGCCGGGGATCTGGTGGGCGTGACGGTGGCCGGCGAGGGCATAGTCGAACTGCTGCCGCTGGGCCTGACGAAGGCCACCGGACTGTCGCTGGCCGCCCGCCGGCTGGGCGTCACCGCCAAGGAGACCGTGGCCTTCGGCGACATGCCCAACGACATACCGATGTTCGCCTGGTCCGCACACGGGGTGGCCATGGCCAACGCCCATGACGAGCTGAAGGCCGTCGCGCACGAACTCACCGTCTCCAACGAGGAGGACGGGGTCGCGGTGGTGCTGGAGCGGCTTTACCTCTCCTGA
- a CDS encoding rhomboid-like protein, translating into MEPPRGGRRPWPGNPLTWVRDWVRSSPGTHIWLLVIGITSLVIASASEGLGQFLIHRTSSNIHELNEHPLPSLLISGFWIERPSSFLLYVVMFELLHANVERWLGSMRWLLTVGGAHIAATLASQELVLLAIEGHRLPRSMTHVVDIGVSYGLAAAAGVLTYRLLPPWRYGYLVAVLVFFGIPLTTGASFTDFGHAIALTMGFAAWPLTPSAAGTRPEHPDPEGSDPEDRQER; encoded by the coding sequence ATGGAGCCGCCGCGCGGCGGCCGCCGGCCGTGGCCCGGCAATCCCCTGACCTGGGTGCGGGACTGGGTGCGCAGCAGCCCCGGCACCCATATCTGGCTGCTGGTCATCGGCATCACCAGCCTGGTCATCGCCTCCGCGTCCGAGGGGCTGGGACAGTTCCTCATCCACCGCACCAGCAGCAACATCCACGAGCTGAACGAGCATCCGCTGCCGTCGCTGCTCATCAGCGGCTTCTGGATCGAACGCCCGTCGTCCTTCCTGCTCTACGTGGTGATGTTCGAGCTGCTGCACGCCAACGTGGAGCGCTGGCTGGGCAGCATGCGCTGGCTGCTGACCGTCGGCGGTGCGCATATCGCGGCCACCCTCGCCAGCCAGGAACTCGTCCTGCTGGCCATCGAGGGCCACCGGCTGCCGCGTTCGATGACCCATGTCGTGGACATCGGGGTCTCGTACGGGCTGGCCGCGGCCGCCGGTGTGCTGACCTACCGGCTGCTGCCGCCCTGGCGCTACGGCTATCTCGTCGCGGTGCTGGTCTTCTTCGGCATCCCGCTGACGACCGGGGCCTCCTTCACCGACTTCGGCCATGCCATCGCGCTGACCATGGGCTTTGCGGCCTGGCCACTGACCCCGTCGGCAGCCGGGACGCGGCCGGAGCACCCCGACCCGGAGGGCTCCGACCCGGAGGACCGTCAGGAGAGGTAA
- a CDS encoding Lrp/AsnC family transcriptional regulator has protein sequence MVKTDGKSGGFDALDLQLVHALQLDGRAPFSRIAAVLGVSDQTVARRYTRHRTSGALKVLGLADAQALGDITWMVRVQCAPDAAVSVAEALARRTDTSWVSLMSGGTEIAAVCRAPSSDHSDALLLQKLPRTPSVVGVTAHCQLHEFFGGPQGLISKSGALTDAQIAELIPSPPNSLNPASPPNPPSPLNSLNPPDPPNPAIPPAAAPVTLTDADRRLFDALARDGRSPLGELATVTGWSPSTVRRRLAELRADGVLYYDVDYDLRQFGYGVMVALWLSVAPAELAAAGEALAAHPEVAFACATTGPNNLFASVLCQGTEALYTYLTTRVAALPGVRAMESAPRIRHIKGPGPLFTTSPAAGRRR, from the coding sequence ATGGTGAAAACCGACGGGAAGTCCGGCGGCTTCGACGCCCTCGACCTCCAACTCGTGCACGCGCTGCAACTGGACGGCCGGGCGCCGTTCAGCCGGATCGCGGCGGTGCTCGGCGTCTCCGACCAGACCGTCGCCCGCCGCTACACCCGGCACCGCACCAGCGGCGCGCTCAAGGTGCTGGGGCTCGCCGATGCGCAGGCGCTGGGCGACATCACCTGGATGGTGCGGGTCCAGTGCGCGCCGGACGCCGCCGTTTCCGTGGCCGAGGCGCTGGCCCGCCGTACGGACACGTCCTGGGTGAGTCTGATGTCCGGCGGCACCGAGATAGCGGCCGTCTGCCGTGCCCCGAGCAGCGACCACAGTGATGCGCTGCTGCTGCAGAAGCTGCCGCGCACCCCGAGCGTCGTCGGCGTCACCGCGCACTGCCAGCTCCATGAGTTCTTCGGCGGTCCGCAGGGCCTGATCAGCAAGTCCGGGGCGCTCACCGACGCACAGATCGCCGAGCTGATCCCCAGCCCACCGAACTCACTGAACCCAGCCAGCCCACCGAATCCACCCAGCCCACTGAACTCACTGAACCCGCCCGACCCACCGAATCCAGCGATCCCGCCCGCCGCCGCCCCGGTGACCCTCACCGACGCCGACCGCCGGCTCTTCGACGCGCTCGCCCGCGACGGCCGGTCGCCGCTCGGCGAGCTCGCCACCGTCACCGGCTGGTCGCCCAGCACCGTCCGCCGCCGGCTGGCGGAGCTGCGGGCGGACGGTGTCCTGTACTACGACGTCGACTACGACCTGCGGCAGTTCGGGTACGGCGTGATGGTCGCCCTCTGGCTGTCCGTGGCACCTGCCGAACTCGCCGCCGCCGGCGAGGCGTTGGCGGCACACCCGGAAGTCGCCTTCGCCTGCGCCACCACCGGGCCGAACAACCTCTTCGCGTCCGTGCTGTGCCAGGGCACCGAAGCGCTCTACACCTATCTGACGACCCGGGTCGCGGCGCTGCCCGGCGTACGGGCCATGGAGAGCGCGCCCCGCATCCGGCACATCAAGGGGCCGGGGCCGCTGTTCACCACCTCTCCCGCCGCCGGACGCCGACGGTGA
- a CDS encoding MFS transporter: MGNAPERGTTAPGRAAGAGGEPGRRPAEGAAGRRAGKWWPLVAITLGNFLLLVDVTIVNTALPRIADGLGASFTSLQWVLDIYALALAALLMVAGSAADLFGRRRLYLAGLALFALASLACGLAPDAGVLVAARAVQGVGAAAMFATNTPLLMAAYQGRDRGVAFGVWGGTSGAAAAIGPVLGGLLTQYVDWRAIFLVNLPLVAVAVWITLCRVGESYGELPRPRTNGAPGSPLARIDWPGAASFTGCAGALTYGLIRGGEEGWTEVGTLASFGGAVLALLVFLVVERRVRRPLLDLRLLRRPSFAALMAAALLLQAAAFPYLSFVGLWVQNIVGLSPVQAGLSVTPMALMSLLVGSLGGRRLQQMAPQLPVGIGMLLVGAGALASWALLNDDSGWAVLVPGLAVSGLGIGMAMPVLVSAALGAAPPQRAGMASGAVNTFRQLGYALGIAVLGTVFTGALRDAARPGASRTALGSAYISGLTDIMLISGVVALAGGLLVLAVVRREEGGNGPAGPPTEGAAGAPAREGARATA; encoded by the coding sequence ATGGGGAACGCACCCGAGAGGGGGACCACGGCCCCCGGACGCGCGGCGGGCGCGGGCGGGGAGCCGGGCAGGAGACCGGCGGAAGGCGCGGCGGGGAGACGGGCAGGGAAGTGGTGGCCGCTGGTCGCCATCACCCTCGGCAACTTCCTGCTGCTGGTCGATGTGACGATCGTGAACACCGCACTGCCCCGGATAGCCGACGGCCTGGGCGCCTCCTTCACCTCGCTCCAGTGGGTGCTGGACATCTACGCGCTGGCGCTGGCCGCGCTGCTGATGGTGGCGGGCTCCGCCGCTGACCTCTTCGGACGGCGGCGGCTGTACCTGGCCGGGCTGGCCTTGTTCGCGCTCGCCTCGCTGGCCTGCGGCCTGGCCCCGGACGCGGGCGTCCTGGTCGCGGCCCGCGCCGTCCAGGGCGTGGGCGCGGCGGCGATGTTCGCCACCAACACCCCGCTGCTGATGGCCGCCTATCAGGGCCGGGACCGTGGTGTGGCGTTCGGCGTCTGGGGCGGCACCAGCGGCGCCGCGGCCGCGATCGGCCCCGTACTGGGCGGGCTGCTCACCCAGTACGTGGACTGGCGGGCGATCTTCCTGGTCAATCTGCCGCTGGTCGCCGTCGCGGTGTGGATCACCCTGTGCCGGGTCGGGGAGTCGTACGGCGAGCTCCCCCGGCCCCGGACGAACGGGGCCCCGGGGAGCCCCCTCGCCCGTATCGACTGGCCGGGTGCCGCGTCCTTCACGGGGTGCGCGGGCGCGCTGACGTACGGGCTGATCCGCGGCGGCGAGGAGGGCTGGACGGAGGTCGGGACACTCGCCTCGTTCGGCGGGGCGGTGCTCGCGCTGCTGGTGTTCCTCGTCGTCGAGCGGCGGGTACGCCGGCCGCTGCTCGACCTGCGGCTGCTGCGCCGGCCGTCGTTCGCCGCGCTGATGGCGGCGGCGTTGCTGCTGCAGGCCGCGGCGTTCCCGTACCTGTCGTTCGTGGGGCTGTGGGTGCAGAACATCGTGGGCCTGAGCCCCGTGCAGGCGGGTCTCTCGGTGACGCCGATGGCGCTGATGTCCCTGCTGGTCGGCTCGCTGGGCGGCCGGCGGCTGCAGCAGATGGCGCCCCAACTCCCGGTCGGAATCGGCATGTTGCTCGTGGGAGCCGGGGCACTGGCGTCCTGGGCGCTGCTGAACGACGACTCCGGCTGGGCGGTGCTGGTCCCCGGGCTCGCGGTGAGCGGACTCGGCATCGGGATGGCGATGCCGGTCCTGGTCTCCGCGGCGCTCGGTGCGGCGCCCCCGCAGCGGGCGGGCATGGCGAGCGGCGCGGTGAACACCTTCCGGCAGCTGGGCTACGCCCTGGGCATCGCGGTCCTCGGCACCGTCTTCACCGGCGCGCTGCGCGACGCCGCACGCCCCGGCGCCTCCCGTACGGCGCTCGGTTCCGCGTACATCTCCGGGCTGACGGACATCATGCTGATCTCCGGAGTGGTGGCCCTGGCGGGCGGGCTGCTGGTCCTTGCGGTGGTACGGCGCGAGGAGGGCGGCAACGGTCCGGCCGGCCCGCCCACGGAGGGCGCCGCGGGGGCTCCGGCGCGGGAGGGGGCACGGGCTACGGCGTAG
- a CDS encoding LysR family transcriptional regulator, producing MTLDDLRVFVAVCEAGNLSAVARDLGCTQSAVSQRIKRLEREAGSGLLERRPRGVAPTQAGRILHRAAADGIGGLDLALHRLADLRAGDGGTVRVTTGATTVRHFMSGAVVAFRDHHPHVNLEFRTESSSRRCFEAVADGSSELAWITIGPPIPGIEQHPVVRLPWVLAVRADDPLAGRERIEPEELAGIRHIRLPENSTSRMRLDDHLSHREAGPVPPPSTTSVADWDTALLLAELGVGHAVVPRLPGLHASAHPALRLIPIAALPPLATGWAVRRWVALSPAAVAFAETVTACLGGDTEKASGDAERATAGLDGDAEKGRTVTADPGGGGAGSVRP from the coding sequence GTGACTCTCGATGACCTGCGTGTCTTCGTGGCCGTGTGCGAGGCGGGCAACCTCAGTGCCGTGGCCCGCGACCTCGGCTGCACCCAGTCGGCCGTGAGCCAGCGCATCAAGCGCCTCGAACGGGAAGCTGGCAGCGGGCTGCTGGAACGCCGGCCGCGCGGGGTGGCACCGACCCAGGCGGGCCGGATCCTGCACCGCGCGGCGGCGGACGGCATCGGCGGACTGGATCTGGCGCTGCACCGGCTGGCCGATCTGCGCGCGGGCGACGGCGGCACGGTCCGGGTGACCACCGGCGCCACGACCGTCCGGCACTTCATGTCCGGGGCGGTCGTCGCCTTCCGCGACCACCACCCGCACGTCAACCTGGAGTTCCGGACCGAGAGTTCCAGCCGCCGCTGCTTCGAGGCCGTCGCGGACGGAAGCTCCGAGCTGGCCTGGATCACCATCGGTCCGCCGATACCGGGCATCGAGCAGCATCCGGTGGTCCGACTGCCCTGGGTGCTCGCCGTACGGGCCGATGACCCGCTCGCCGGCCGGGAGCGGATCGAGCCCGAGGAGCTGGCGGGCATCCGGCACATCCGGCTGCCGGAGAACTCCACGTCCCGTATGCGCCTGGACGACCACCTCAGCCACCGGGAGGCAGGCCCCGTGCCGCCCCCGAGCACCACCAGCGTCGCCGACTGGGACACCGCCCTGCTGCTGGCCGAACTCGGCGTCGGCCATGCGGTCGTCCCCCGACTGCCGGGCCTGCACGCCTCCGCGCACCCGGCTCTGCGGCTGATCCCGATCGCCGCGCTGCCCCCGCTGGCCACCGGCTGGGCGGTACGCCGGTGGGTGGCGCTGAGCCCGGCGGCGGTGGCGTTCGCGGAGACGGTCACCGCGTGCCTGGGCGGGGATACGGAGAAGGCGAGCGGGGACGCGGAGAGAGCGACCGCGGGCCTGGACGGGGATGCGGAGAAGGGCAGGACGGTCACCGCGGACCCGGGTGGCGGCGGGGCGGGGAGTGTCAGGCCCTGA
- a CDS encoding SAV_915 family protein, with protein sequence MSHLLYAEDPEPAERVPAGLLFVPVRSGPAGCTARLFRTPLGGRTAVGFTSPQRLAAALGNDQPWVRLSEPALRALAEPVGATALTVDPRFAPGIPHGHPGIPRGQHLRAV encoded by the coding sequence GTGTCCCACCTTCTCTACGCGGAAGATCCCGAGCCTGCCGAACGTGTCCCGGCCGGGCTTCTCTTCGTCCCCGTCCGGTCGGGCCCCGCGGGCTGCACCGCCCGCCTGTTCCGTACTCCGCTCGGCGGCCGTACCGCCGTCGGCTTCACCTCGCCCCAGCGACTCGCCGCGGCCCTCGGCAACGATCAGCCCTGGGTCAGGCTCTCCGAGCCCGCGCTGCGTGCGCTGGCCGAACCCGTCGGAGCGACCGCCTTGACCGTCGATCCGCGGTTCGCCCCCGGCATTCCCCATGGTCACCCCGGCATTCCCCGTGGTCAGCACCTACGGGCCGTCTGA
- the lysA gene encoding diaminopimelate decarboxylase, translating into MSHRTLPQPPRRTTRRTGAPPPATATATAAVTSAPPAADQLLSATAPLSAEGPLPDAGELPSAEGPLSAEGPLPATEEPPPAEGPPPAAEPLSVWPGSTAPLAHDDLAVGGVPLTEVADRFGTPAYVLDEAEVRHRCRAYLRAFPGADVFYAAKAFLCRAMVHWVREEGLGLDVCSAGELELAVTSGFPPARIVLHGNAKSPADLRAALRLGVGRIVIDSTSEIARLAATVPAGSRQKVLIRVVPGIAAGGHAKIRTGTDDQKFGLSLADGSAQHAITRVLSQPRLELVGLHCHLGSQITTVKPYLSAVRRLIGLLARIHEQHGITLPELDLGGGHGVAYRPGEPTLDLVPLGDRLRAELTSGCAAAGLPVPRLAIEPGRAIVGPAGVVLYRVLSVKRTGAHTFVAVDGGMSDNPRPALYGVRYAPRLIGRRTTAAPEPVTVVGRHCEAGDVLAADVRLPGDIRPGDLLAVPVAGAYHLSMASGYNLVGRPPVIAVAEGHARLLVRRESLADIQERDIGL; encoded by the coding sequence ATGAGCCACCGCACACTGCCCCAGCCCCCGCGCCGCACCACGCGCCGGACCGGCGCTCCGCCGCCGGCCACCGCCACCGCCACCGCCGCCGTGACGAGCGCGCCGCCGGCCGCCGACCAACTGCTGTCCGCCACCGCACCACTGTCCGCCGAAGGGCCGTTGCCTGACGCCGGGGAACTGCCGTCTGCCGAGGGGCCGCTGTCCGCCGAAGGACCGTTGCCCGCCACCGAGGAACCGCCGCCCGCCGAAGGGCCGCCGCCCGCCGCCGAACCGCTGTCCGTCTGGCCCGGGTCCACCGCGCCGCTCGCCCACGACGACCTCGCCGTGGGCGGCGTCCCCCTCACCGAGGTCGCCGACCGCTTCGGCACCCCCGCCTACGTCCTGGACGAAGCCGAGGTACGCCACCGCTGCCGGGCCTACCTCCGGGCCTTCCCTGGCGCCGATGTCTTCTACGCCGCCAAGGCGTTCCTGTGCCGCGCCATGGTCCACTGGGTGCGGGAGGAAGGGCTCGGCCTGGACGTCTGCTCCGCCGGTGAGCTGGAGTTGGCCGTCACCAGCGGGTTTCCGCCCGCGCGGATCGTGCTGCACGGCAACGCCAAGAGCCCTGCCGACCTGCGGGCGGCACTGCGGCTCGGCGTCGGCCGGATCGTCATCGACAGCACCTCGGAGATCGCCCGGCTGGCCGCCACGGTCCCCGCGGGCAGCCGGCAGAAGGTGCTGATCCGGGTGGTGCCGGGCATCGCCGCCGGCGGCCACGCCAAGATCCGTACCGGGACCGACGACCAGAAGTTCGGGCTGTCGCTCGCCGACGGCTCCGCGCAGCACGCCATCACCCGGGTCCTCAGCCAGCCACGGCTCGAACTGGTCGGCCTGCACTGCCACTTGGGCTCGCAGATCACCACCGTCAAGCCCTATCTCTCGGCCGTACGCCGGCTGATCGGCCTGCTGGCCCGGATTCACGAGCAGCACGGCATCACCCTGCCCGAGCTGGACCTCGGGGGCGGCCACGGCGTCGCCTACCGCCCCGGCGAGCCCACGCTCGACCTCGTCCCCCTCGGCGACCGGCTCCGCGCCGAACTGACCAGCGGCTGCGCGGCGGCCGGGCTGCCGGTGCCACGGCTCGCCATCGAACCCGGCCGCGCCATCGTGGGCCCGGCCGGCGTCGTCCTCTACCGGGTGCTGTCCGTCAAACGCACCGGCGCGCACACCTTCGTGGCGGTGGACGGCGGGATGAGCGACAACCCGCGGCCCGCGCTGTACGGGGTGCGCTATGCGCCACGGCTGATCGGCCGCCGCACGACCGCCGCACCGGAACCGGTCACCGTGGTCGGACGGCACTGCGAGGCCGGCGATGTGCTCGCCGCCGATGTCCGGCTGCCCGGCGACATCCGTCCCGGCGATCTGCTGGCTGTGCCCGTCGCCGGTGCGTACCACCTCTCGATGGCCTCCGGGTACAACCTCGTCGGCCGGCCACCGGTCATCGCCGTCGCCGAGGGGCACGCCCGCCTTCTTGTACGGCGCGAATCCCTCGCGGACATCCAGGAGCGGGACATCGGGCTGTGA